In the Natronolimnobius baerhuensis genome, one interval contains:
- a CDS encoding helix-turn-helix domain-containing protein — protein MREFVFALEYEPGTNPVADVLADHPDASVRSLSCHVSADSLWRVDHASGPEEALEALEQAYETADYFADCLVKDDCGAECEVQVLDRSSDTLVVYTYWERTEVCTSVPHVALEHLGEGLLFETYREGRRYRWRIVLGSDAPIHDFFDALGDEVGECTGMEMLRLTDVDPDHSGGEGEPADLPREQRAALQAAVESGYYETPRQIELSDLATELEIPRSTLSYRLRRAEAALATSFADEMATLEQSPARL, from the coding sequence ATGAGAGAATTCGTCTTCGCCCTCGAGTACGAACCGGGGACGAACCCGGTGGCCGACGTGCTCGCTGACCACCCCGACGCGTCGGTCCGGTCGCTGTCGTGTCACGTCAGCGCCGATAGCCTCTGGCGGGTCGACCACGCGAGCGGCCCCGAAGAAGCACTCGAGGCACTCGAGCAGGCCTACGAAACAGCTGACTACTTCGCCGACTGCCTGGTCAAAGACGACTGCGGCGCAGAGTGTGAGGTCCAGGTGTTAGACCGCTCGAGCGACACGCTCGTTGTCTACACGTACTGGGAGCGCACCGAGGTCTGTACGTCGGTTCCCCACGTCGCCCTCGAGCACTTAGGCGAGGGATTGCTGTTCGAGACGTATCGCGAGGGGCGGCGCTACCGCTGGCGGATCGTGCTGGGAAGCGACGCGCCCATTCACGACTTCTTCGACGCGCTCGGTGACGAGGTCGGCGAGTGTACCGGCATGGAGATGCTCCGGTTGACCGATGTTGACCCCGACCACAGCGGCGGGGAGGGCGAACCAGCCGATCTCCCGCGCGAACAGCGCGCGGCCCTGCAAGCCGCCGTCGAGTCCGGCTACTACGAGACACCGCGCCAGATCGAACTGTCGGACCTCGCGACCGAACTCGAGATTCCTCGGTCGACGCTGTCCTACCGACTCCGACGCGCTGAAGCGGCGCTCGCGACGTCGTTCGCCGACGAGATGGCCACGCTCGAGCAGTCCCCAGCGCGATTGTAA